One sulfur-oxidizing endosymbiont of Gigantopelta aegis genomic region harbors:
- a CDS encoding HDOD domain-containing protein: MIENRQLETFIKKADIAALPVLPHTLQALKAALEKPSFNYTHLDNIIQYDPACMINLLAYANREMNNDFDKEISRVEHAAMFLGMERLEQFIENVNSLYRVKDIKVADKLARLLHRGVHAAYQAQGFAQLIDDSSVDEIYTSTLVTPISELLCWYLDPIKAQTVELLVYKQQKPYEEAQREIFGFSYHELAESLTHQWKIPHLFLQRQEMQDLESASKTIKCMYLAEKLSIIAEQGWYYDDMYEHISLCANEFHYSEARIAKEVHSTAVYMAYNAEEFFPVQSTCAYLALLPGKVPYSQIIAIEDKKPVVKKKPAVISKVAVEEKTETTKSPQVPSINLIHSANDFPSLIRITMDAFFETKFFSRVGFMMLSKDKKHLQFRSLRGKDNKKLTQSILPTKPDNLFSKLLVKPQTIFINTLNYNKFSPIINQTMKDMLEVEEFIAKSIHVNAKPIGLFYMDKYRGSDKDEAQSNPPMAVEDFNQMKKIAALFDKQLKAIH; this comes from the coding sequence ATGATAGAAAACCGACAACTCGAAACTTTTATAAAAAAAGCAGATATTGCCGCCCTCCCGGTTTTACCTCATACCCTTCAGGCATTAAAAGCAGCCTTAGAAAAACCCAGTTTTAATTATACTCATCTGGATAATATCATCCAATATGATCCTGCCTGCATGATTAACCTGCTAGCCTATGCTAATAGAGAAATGAATAATGATTTTGACAAAGAAATCAGCCGCGTGGAGCATGCCGCGATGTTTCTTGGCATGGAAAGATTGGAACAGTTTATAGAAAATGTCAACTCACTCTACCGTGTCAAAGATATAAAAGTCGCTGATAAATTAGCCCGCCTGCTACATCGAGGTGTACACGCAGCCTATCAGGCACAAGGTTTTGCACAATTAATTGATGATTCATCAGTTGATGAGATTTATACCAGTACCTTAGTCACTCCCATTTCAGAATTACTCTGCTGGTATCTTGACCCCATTAAGGCACAAACAGTAGAATTATTAGTTTATAAACAACAAAAGCCGTATGAAGAAGCACAACGAGAAATCTTTGGTTTCAGTTATCATGAACTCGCAGAAAGCTTAACGCACCAATGGAAAATCCCCCATTTATTCTTGCAACGACAAGAAATGCAAGATCTGGAAAGTGCATCAAAAACAATTAAATGTATGTATCTGGCGGAAAAACTCAGTATTATTGCAGAACAAGGCTGGTATTATGATGATATGTATGAGCACATCAGTCTTTGCGCGAATGAATTTCATTATAGTGAAGCGCGCATTGCCAAAGAAGTGCATTCTACCGCTGTTTACATGGCTTATAACGCAGAAGAATTTTTTCCCGTGCAAAGCACTTGCGCTTATCTTGCCTTATTGCCAGGCAAAGTACCTTATAGTCAAATCATAGCCATTGAAGACAAAAAGCCCGTTGTTAAGAAAAAACCAGCAGTTATTAGTAAGGTAGCGGTAGAAGAAAAAACCGAAACAACAAAATCACCTCAAGTGCCAAGCATCAATTTGATACACTCCGCTAATGACTTCCCTTCTCTGATTCGGATTACTATGGATGCTTTTTTTGAAACGAAATTTTTTAGCCGTGTTGGCTTCATGATGCTCAGCAAGGATAAAAAGCACCTCCAGTTTCGTAGTCTCAGGGGAAAGGATAATAAAAAATTAACACAAAGTATACTGCCCACAAAGCCCGACAATTTATTCTCAAAATTATTAGTCAAACCACAAACAATCTTTATCAATACTCTCAATTACAATAAATTCTCACCCATCATTAACCAGACCATGAAAGATATGCTTGAAGTAGAAGAATTTATTGCCAAGTCTATCCATGTTAATGCCAAGCCCATTGGTTTATTTTATATGGATAAATATCGTGGCAGTGATAAGGATGAAGCTCAGTCAAATCCACCGATGGCAGTAGAAGATTTTAATCAGATGAAAAAAATTGCGGCATTATTTGATAAGCAATTAAAGGCCATTCATTAA
- the recR gene encoding recombination mediator RecR, whose amino-acid sequence MAHSPLIKQLIESLRCLPGVGAKSAQRMAYHLLERDRRGARKLSHALSQAAEQVGHCQSCRILTEYEYCDICQSVKRDRQTLCVVENPSDVYAIEQSASYQGTYFVLMGHLSPLDGIGPQELHLDTLQQRVQSEDINEVILATNTTVEGEATAHYLVEILKPHVQKISRIAHGVPLGGELEYIDGSTLGHAFNGRQEFQ is encoded by the coding sequence ATGGCACATTCCCCTCTGATTAAGCAGCTTATCGAAAGCTTACGTTGTTTACCCGGAGTGGGAGCAAAATCCGCACAACGTATGGCTTATCATTTGCTCGAACGTGATAGGAGAGGCGCGAGGAAATTATCCCATGCCTTAAGTCAGGCGGCAGAGCAGGTCGGGCATTGTCAAAGCTGTCGTATTCTGACTGAATATGAATATTGTGATATTTGCCAGTCAGTCAAACGTGATCGGCAAACCCTCTGCGTGGTAGAAAACCCTTCCGATGTCTATGCCATTGAACAATCCGCTTCCTACCAAGGGACATACTTCGTTCTGATGGGACATTTATCACCCTTGGATGGTATTGGCCCACAAGAACTGCACCTTGATACCTTGCAACAGCGAGTGCAAAGCGAAGACATTAATGAAGTCATTCTGGCAACCAATACCACAGTTGAAGGTGAGGCCACCGCACATTATCTGGTAGAAATATTGAAACCCCATGTGCAAAAAATTAGTCGCATTGCCCATGGAGTGCCCTTAGGTGGTGAGCTGGAATATATTGATGGCTCAACACTAGGCCATGCCTTTAATGGTCGTCAGGAATTTCAGTAA
- a CDS encoding YbaB/EbfC family nucleoid-associated protein codes for MKGGLGGLMKQAQKMQEDMQKSQAELANMEVNGQAGGGMVTVVMTGRHDIRRVSIDDSVMDDKEMLEDLVAAAVNDAVRQIEKESKSKMSGMTDGLNLPPGFKLPF; via the coding sequence ATGAAAGGTGGTTTAGGCGGCTTAATGAAACAAGCTCAGAAAATGCAGGAAGACATGCAAAAATCGCAGGCCGAATTAGCTAATATGGAAGTTAATGGTCAAGCCGGTGGTGGTATGGTAACAGTGGTGATGACCGGTCGTCATGATATTCGTCGTGTGAGCATTGATGATAGCGTGATGGATGATAAAGAAATGCTAGAAGATTTAGTGGCCGCTGCAGTGAATGATGCGGTACGTCAAATAGAAAAAGAATCTAAAAGTAAAATGTCCGGTATGACGGATGGTTTAAATTTACCACCGGGTTTTAAATTACCGTTCTAA